The following nucleotide sequence is from Rhineura floridana isolate rRhiFlo1 chromosome 9, rRhiFlo1.hap2, whole genome shotgun sequence.
GCTGTGCTACTCCCCCCTGTTTTTTTTCACTAGCTGGTTAAAGACATAGCAGCAGCACTTTTCTTTTTACAGACTATATTGTAAGGGTTCTGCTCTGCTGTCTCTTTTGACTGGTTCACCTGTGAATTACAATGTACATAATAAGCACAGTCATGTCTCTCCCCAAGTCCTCTCCCCTCTCGTTGTTCCTATCCGAAACCGACTGAGACCCGACAGTGGCGATTTCATTTTCTAGAAGTCATGCTATCTGTGATGCACCATTCTGCAGCATGGAAAGGGAATGCTATTCATTGCTGTCAGTGGCTTTGAGAAATGCTTTATTTATGCAATAAAATTGATGCTTCCAGTGTGGCACGTGGGAAGGCAGTAGCTGAAAGCCTAAAATGTTATCTTCTCAATAAAGCATTTATCCAGCTTCAGAATAGCATTTATTTGCAGGAAGAGAGGTGTGTGGCAGGCAGGCATTACCTAGCACTGCATTCTGAATCATTCCAGCTCCTCCTCCCTCAGCTCTTAagttcacattcatacatacgtTGAACTTTCTGTGCTCTTTCTTGTTGCTGAAGGGGTCTCATACCTCCTTGCAGGAAAGAAGAGAGGTGAAAAGAAGAAAGATCTGGGTATCTTTTGGTTGTGCCTTGTTCAGTGAGCTGGCTGGGATCAGATCACATGTCTAACAGCACAGCAGAATCGGGGATAGAATTTCAGGTGGTAGAATGGACAGAACCAGAAATCGTATTTTTGAATGCTCCAATTATTTGTATGGCAACACAGTTTGCGAAAAGGAAGGGGCAGTTTTTTAGAGATAGGAAAGGGTAGGGAAATCTTTAGCAATCTGGTGCTCACCAGATGTGTTGGACAACACATCTTGTTAGCCCAGCCGGCAAAATTTATGATGACTGGGGTTGACTGATTGttccaaacatctgaagggtgccaAGTTGGCGAAGGCTGGGGTAAAGTTAAGAACAGTGGGAGATGCTGTTGTAGGACACAGACAAGTTACTCAGCACCACCCTGATATCTGTATAATAAATCATCCTTGAAGGACTACCTCCTTCTTTATGTCCCTACTTGGCATTttaagatcttcaggagaggccctattctgtTTCCCACCATGTGCCTGATGTGTGTTTGGTGAGCACACAAGAAAGGATATTTTCAATTGCTGCATCTAGACTTTGGAACTGCCTTCATAGGGAGGCCTGTCCACTAGTCACCTTGCTGTTCTTCTTATGTTTACCCATGAAAAGAGAAGGCTAGTGCTTTAATTcagtgatttatttttatttatttatttatttaatttatatactgccctaagcccaagggctctctgggtggtgtacataataataaaacaatcagagaatatataaatacaataatacaatggaatcaaacaaaaataatcaaaatagcagcaaaatacatcaataaatattaatagtacacattaaaatgtactATTTAAATGTAAAACGAAGAATGAGTGGCGACTCTCACCAACCCAGCCCAGCCCTCATCACCCAGTAGTAAACCAGGTGCATGTGTGCAGGGGGTGGTGGCTCACCTTGATCTGGTACATGCTCTCTGCTTCAGCCCGGCTCTTGGCAGCAATGTCTTCATACTGTGCTTTGACTTCGGCAATGATGCcatccaagtccaggctgcggttGTTATCCATGGACAAGACCACAGAAGTGTCATTGATCTGAGACTGCATTACACGCAGCTCCTCATCATACAGCTGCCTCAGGAAGTTGATCTCGTCAGTCAGGCATTCCAGATGGGACTCCAGCTCAATCTTGTTCATGTAGGCCTCATCCACATCCTTCTTCAAAAGGACAAAATCATTCTCCTTCTCAGTACGATGGTTGATTTCATCTTCATACTTAGTCTTGAATTCTTCTACAAGGCCTTGCATGTTGGCCAACTCAGCATCCAGCCTTGCTCGCTCCTGCCCCAAGCCGTCCAGCTGCCGGCGCAGGTTGTTGATGTAGGCCTCAAACATACTGTCCATGTTGCTTCGGGTGGTTTTCTGATTCTGCAGGAGACTCCATTTGGTATCCAGCATTTTATTCTGCTGCTCTAGGAAGCGAACCTTGTCAATCAAGTTGGCGAACTTGTTGTTGAGAGTCTTGATCTCCTCTTTTTCTTTGGTCCTCACTTGCTGGATGGTGGGGTCGATCTCCAAGTTGAGCGgtgccagcaggctcttgttcacACTGACGGCCGTAATACCCCCCATGCCGCTGCCGACGGAGGACCCTCGGAAGCTGCTGGCACTGCCGCCGCCTCCAAACCTGCTGCCCCCATAGCCGGAGGAGGCGTAAGAGGTGCTGACTCGAGAGGCGGTGACGGGGCCCGCTGTATAGGAGCGGCTGCTGAAGGTGCGGACGGGGCCTGAAGAAGTGGTTCGGAAGGAGGATTTCTTCATCATGTtactttagggtttttttttcgcCCTCTCTACGGGAGACAAGGCCGGGTGGGCACTGCAGAAAGGCTGTTTTCATAAATGGAACctctgggttgcatccaacactgCTATTCTGCTGATTCAACAGACTTCCAATTTCCCCTGCAGAGGtccaacctctggagcagatctgggggcaAACAGGAAGATGAGAGGAAGGGGATGTTCCACTGCAGAAGTGACACACCTCTTGTGCAATGTTGGAAACAACCCATTATTTGTTTGAAGACTGTGTGTGCAGCACATCTGGCTGCTCATACCTATGCTTGCCTGTATCCCTTTGAATAGAATGAGTGCATATTATTGATATGACGGGGGACATATATGCCCATTCAGGGCCACTTGTCACATGAAACAGTGGTGCCATCATTCCCAAAGTTGTAGGAGCAATCCATATATCCATGGTATGGATTAACACAATCACTTGCACAGAAGCTATTGCAAAGATTATGTATGGAAGGATCGGTCAGTTTCAgctctctgagtttctcattttttccagtcttaaattcagttctcaacatttctgcagcaacttatGTGGTACCTAAAAGAGATAAATGCCAAACAGCTATGTCAGAAATGAAGTTCAAGAGATCCCTATGCTAGTTATGATACCTGCTGGGACTTAAAGTCTTGCCCTTAGTGATGCTTTCCTGGAGGGATTAGATTGATATTCACTCCATAGGCACAATGTGAAATGACTTTTTAAACCTTTGCTGAGCATCCTGGCATCCATTTTCAATCTTCTGTGCCTTTTGCTATGCTTTAAAAGCCCACATTTTGATACATTCTCTCACATTTTATTACAAATAAACTTTCTAAGGCTGCAAAAATTGTCATATTTCACATTACAGTTCATGCCAGATTTTTCTGCAAATGAGATGCTGT
It contains:
- the LOC133364329 gene encoding keratin, type II cytoskeletal 8-like, with the translated sequence MKKSSFRTTSSGPVRTFSSRSYTAGPVTASRVSTSYASSGYGGSRFGGGGSASSFRGSSVGSGMGGITAVSVNKSLLAPLNLEIDPTIQQVRTKEKEEIKTLNNKFANLIDKVRFLEQQNKMLDTKWSLLQNQKTTRSNMDSMFEAYINNLRRQLDGLGQERARLDAELANMQGLVEEFKTKYEDEINHRTEKENDFVLLKKDVDEAYMNKIELESHLECLTDEINFLRQLYDEELRVMQSQINDTSVVLSMDNNRSLDLDGIIAEVKAQYEDIAAKSRAEAESMYQIKVSHHPLHTCTWFTTG